A segment of the Mangrovimonas sp. YM274 genome:
TTCATTGAGAATTGATGCTTTAAAAAAACTAAAAAAGCCTTTAGGGCAATAATGTATCCTTAAGGTCTTCCAAAAAAAAGTGACAGACACCTTCTATACTTTTATCAATATCCTTGAAAGTGTAGTTTAAGGTGTTTTTTACTTTTGAACTGTCATATTGGGAGTTGTTTCTAACGGTCTTTGCCATTTGCTTTGATAGTTGTCTGGAAGATCCCGTGAGTTTGTGTTTAAGCCAATCTAAGCGCCATCCTATTTCCAAAAATAGCTGTGGTAATTCCTTTTTTGCTGGGCTAACTCCTAAAGTTGTTGCTATTTTATATTGAAAGTCTCGGAAAGGAATATTGGCCGAAACCAAAATAAAATTTTCGTTGGTAATATTACTATGCATCAATTGGTGCATGATGGTCACTACGTCATCCACATCTACATAGCCACCAGTACCGGAGGTGTAATAAGGAATGCCTTTATAAATTCGTCTTATTAGGCCACTACTGCCATTCCCGTTCCAAAATCCGGGGCCTATAATTACGCCTGGATTTACCATTACAATATTTAACCCTTCTTGAGATCCCCGCCAAACTTCCATCTCAGCGCCGTATTTGGTAATACTATACACACTGTTGTCATCTTCTGGGTTCCAAGGCGTAGTTTCGTCTATAAGCATCTCTGGTTTTGGAGGTTTGCCAACCGTAGCAATAGAACTAACATAGCATAGTTTCGCTATGCCGTTGGCCAAACATAAATTGACCACATTCGCAGTGCCTTCAATATTTATTTTTCGAAGTTTGTAATAATCGTTGGGAGCAAAGGACACTAAGGCAGCACAATGGTAGACCTGTGTGATTCCTTGAAAAACGATTTCTAATGATGGAATGTCAGTA
Coding sequences within it:
- a CDS encoding NAD-dependent epimerase/dehydratase family protein, producing the protein MVLVTGGTGLVGSHLLYKLISNNEKVRAIYRNPESLSTVKKVFSYYSQDSEKLFDAIEWVKADITDIPSLEIVFQGITQVYHCAALVSFAPNDYYKLRKINIEGTANVVNLCLANGIAKLCYVSSIATVGKPPKPEMLIDETTPWNPEDDNSVYSITKYGAEMEVWRGSQEGLNIVMVNPGVIIGPGFWNGNGSSGLIRRIYKGIPYYTSGTGGYVDVDDVVTIMHQLMHSNITNENFILVSANIPFRDFQYKIATTLGVSPAKKELPQLFLEIGWRLDWLKHKLTGSSRQLSKQMAKTVRNNSQYDSSKVKNTLNYTFKDIDKSIEGVCHFFLEDLKDTLLP